One part of the Sulfolobus tengchongensis genome encodes these proteins:
- a CDS encoding methionine adenosyltransferase yields MMRNINVQLNPLSDIEKLQVELVERKGLGHPDYIADAVAEEASRKLSLYYLKRYGVILHHNLDKTLVVGGQASPRFKGGDVIHPIYIIVAGRATTEVKTESGIDQIPIGTIIIESAKEWIKNNFRYLDPEKHIIVDYKIGKGSADLVGIFEAGKRVPLSNDTSFGVGFAPFTRLEKLVYETERYLNSKQLKSKLPEVGEDIKVMGLRRNNEVDLTIAMAAISELIEDVNHYISVKEQVKNEILDLASKIAPEYNVRVHINTGDKIDKNILYLTVTGTSAEHGDDGMTGRGNRGIGLITPMRPMSLEATAGKNPVNHVGKLYNVIAGLIARKIAEEVKEVKFTQVQILGQIGRPIDDPLIANVDVVTHNGSLTDETKNEINGIVDEMLSSFNKITELILEGKVTLF; encoded by the coding sequence ATAATGAGAAACATAAATGTGCAGTTAAATCCGCTTTCAGATATAGAGAAATTGCAAGTTGAGCTAGTAGAAAGAAAAGGATTAGGTCATCCAGACTATATTGCTGATGCTGTAGCAGAGGAAGCAAGTAGGAAGCTTTCTCTATACTATCTGAAACGATATGGTGTAATATTGCATCACAACCTGGATAAGACACTGGTAGTAGGAGGACAAGCTTCACCTCGTTTTAAAGGTGGTGACGTAATACATCCAATTTACATAATAGTAGCGGGCAGAGCGACTACTGAGGTAAAAACAGAAAGTGGAATAGATCAAATCCCTATAGGTACAATTATAATAGAGAGTGCTAAAGAGTGGATAAAAAATAATTTTAGATATCTTGATCCAGAAAAACATATTATAGTAGATTATAAAATCGGCAAGGGTTCGGCTGATTTAGTAGGCATCTTCGAAGCAGGCAAGAGAGTTCCTCTATCTAATGATACTAGTTTCGGAGTAGGTTTCGCACCGTTTACCAGATTAGAAAAGCTAGTTTATGAGACAGAGAGATATCTGAATTCTAAACAATTGAAATCTAAATTACCTGAAGTGGGAGAAGATATAAAGGTTATGGGACTAAGGAGGAATAATGAGGTAGATCTTACAATAGCAATGGCAGCAATTAGCGAGCTAATAGAAGACGTTAATCACTATATTAGTGTAAAAGAGCAAGTGAAGAACGAGATCTTAGATCTAGCGTCAAAGATTGCTCCAGAGTATAACGTAAGAGTTCATATTAATACTGGAGATAAGATTGATAAAAATATACTATATCTGACTGTGACTGGGACTTCTGCCGAACATGGAGATGATGGAATGACTGGAAGAGGTAATAGAGGCATTGGCTTAATAACACCAATGAGACCCATGTCTTTAGAGGCCACTGCTGGTAAGAATCCAGTTAACCATGTTGGTAAGTTATATAATGTAATAGCTGGTCTTATAGCCAGGAAAATAGCTGAGGAAGTTAAGGAAGTTAAGTTCACTCAAGTACAGATCTTAGGGCAAATAGGAAGACCTATAGATGATCCTTTAATAGCTAACGTAGATGTGGTTACTCATAACGGTAGTCTTACTGATGAGACTAAAAATGAAATAAATGGTATTGTAGATGAGATGTTAAGTTCATTCAATAAGATTACTGAATTAATATTAGAGGGAAAGGTCACTCTCTTTTAA
- a CDS encoding ATP-dependent DNA ligase: MQFKVIAEYFDKLEKISSRLQLTALLADLLNKTDRSVIDKVVYLIQGKLWPDFLGYPELGIGEKFLIKAISIATATDENSIENLYKTVGDLGEVTRRLKSKQQNSGILGFLGTTNTESLTVEEVYSILSKIALTTGEGSRDLKIRLLAGLLKRADPLEAKFLVRFVEGRLRVGIGDATVLDALAIAFGGGQSASEIIERAYNLRADLGNIAKAIVEHGIEALKSLKPEAGIPIRPMLAERLADPEEILKKVGGIALVDYKYDGERAQIHKKNDKILIFSRRLENITSQYPDIVEYVSKYVNGNEFIIEGEIVAVDPESGEMKPFQELMHRKRKSDIYEAIKEYPVNLFLFDIMLYNNEDYTTKPLEVRRQLLESIISPNDYVKVAHHIQVNNVEDLKSFFYQAISDGAEGVMVKAIGKDAIYQAGARGWLWIKLKRDYQSEMADTVDLVVIGGFYGKGKRGGKISSLLMAAYNPKTDTFESVCKVASGFSDEQLDELQKKLMEIKREIKHPRVNSKMEPDIWVEPVYVAEIVGAEITISPLHTCCQNLVVKDAGLSIRFPRFIRWREDKSPEDATTTDEILEMYNKQPKKKLESPTVDESV, encoded by the coding sequence ATGCAGTTTAAAGTTATCGCAGAATACTTTGATAAACTGGAGAAGATATCTTCTAGGCTTCAACTTACAGCATTATTAGCAGATCTTCTAAATAAGACTGATAGGTCGGTCATAGATAAGGTAGTATATCTTATACAAGGTAAGTTATGGCCGGATTTTCTTGGATATCCAGAGCTTGGAATAGGAGAAAAATTCTTAATAAAAGCGATCAGTATAGCTACAGCCACAGACGAGAATTCAATAGAAAATCTTTATAAGACAGTTGGAGATCTAGGCGAAGTAACGCGAAGGCTAAAAAGTAAGCAACAAAATAGTGGAATTTTAGGATTTTTGGGCACGACTAATACGGAAAGCTTAACGGTAGAAGAGGTTTACTCTATACTTTCAAAGATAGCGTTAACTACGGGTGAGGGAAGTAGAGATTTAAAGATAAGACTATTAGCTGGACTATTAAAGAGAGCGGACCCATTAGAAGCGAAGTTTCTGGTTAGATTTGTGGAAGGCAGGCTTAGGGTTGGAATAGGAGATGCCACAGTATTAGATGCATTGGCAATAGCCTTCGGTGGTGGTCAATCTGCTTCAGAAATAATAGAAAGGGCATATAATCTAAGAGCAGATTTAGGAAATATAGCTAAAGCAATAGTAGAACATGGCATTGAAGCTTTAAAATCATTAAAGCCTGAGGCTGGAATACCAATTAGGCCAATGCTAGCAGAACGGCTAGCAGATCCCGAGGAGATTCTAAAAAAGGTTGGAGGTATAGCTTTAGTTGATTATAAGTATGATGGAGAGAGAGCCCAAATACATAAAAAGAATGATAAAATTCTCATTTTTTCTAGGCGTTTAGAGAATATTACATCTCAGTACCCAGATATAGTAGAATATGTTAGTAAATACGTAAATGGTAATGAGTTTATAATAGAAGGTGAGATAGTTGCAGTAGATCCGGAAAGCGGTGAAATGAAACCATTTCAAGAATTAATGCATAGAAAACGAAAGTCAGATATATATGAGGCAATAAAGGAATATCCAGTTAATTTATTCCTTTTCGACATTATGCTTTACAATAATGAAGATTATACGACAAAGCCATTAGAAGTTAGAAGGCAATTGCTAGAAAGTATAATAAGCCCAAACGATTACGTGAAAGTGGCTCATCATATTCAAGTTAATAATGTTGAAGATCTAAAGTCATTTTTCTATCAGGCTATATCTGACGGTGCTGAGGGTGTTATGGTAAAAGCTATCGGAAAAGATGCAATTTATCAAGCAGGCGCTAGAGGATGGTTATGGATTAAGCTTAAACGTGACTATCAGAGTGAAATGGCAGATACAGTTGATCTGGTTGTTATTGGAGGTTTTTATGGAAAGGGTAAAAGAGGTGGTAAGATAAGTTCACTATTGATGGCTGCGTATAATCCTAAAACTGATACTTTTGAGTCCGTATGCAAGGTTGCAAGTGGTTTTTCAGATGAACAATTAGACGAATTACAAAAGAAACTTATGGAAATAAAGAGGGAGATAAAGCATCCTAGAGTAAATTCTAAGATGGAACCAGATATATGGGTAGAACCTGTATACGTCGCAGAGATTGTTGGTGCAGAGATAACTATATCTCCTTTGCATACATGTTGTCAGAACTTAGTTGTAAAAGATGCAGGCCTATCTATTAGATTTCCAAGATTTATTAGATGGAGAGAGGATAAGAGTCCAGAAGATGCGACTACTACTGATGAAATACTTGAAATGTATAATAAACAGCCTAAGAAGAAACTTGAGTCCCCTACAGTAGATGAGAGCGTTTAA
- a CDS encoding CopG family transcriptional regulator, whose translation MKIITIKLTDDEYKELEERARKEGYILVGDFIRALILSPSSYSHNVQVDNSQQILPRIEKKIQDMINPFTSQIEDLKQKIAILTERIEALEEKLGENKETSKDISKKSKKGFETKPSNIKAETQHKKTAIDILREQGAIYESELKLNNPDAFFDRLQSQGAVVIATDAERIAIDSNFFDEFKKKITSIPTADEMEAQKYLSKQEYKLFQRLRQSSIIYFDAESKSWKFVS comes from the coding sequence ATGAAAATCATAACGATAAAATTAACAGATGATGAGTATAAGGAGTTAGAGGAACGTGCAAGAAAAGAAGGATATATATTAGTAGGCGATTTTATTAGAGCACTCATATTATCACCTTCATCATATTCTCATAACGTACAAGTAGACAATTCTCAGCAGATATTACCGAGAATAGAAAAAAAGATACAAGATATGATAAATCCATTTACCTCCCAGATTGAAGATCTAAAACAAAAGATAGCAATTTTAACAGAGAGAATAGAAGCATTAGAGGAAAAATTAGGTGAGAACAAAGAGACTTCAAAGGATATAAGTAAAAAATCAAAGAAAGGTTTTGAAACTAAGCCTAGTAATATAAAAGCGGAAACTCAGCATAAGAAGACTGCGATAGATATATTGAGAGAACAAGGTGCAATATATGAATCTGAATTAAAGCTTAATAATCCAGACGCTTTTTTTGATAGACTACAAAGTCAAGGTGCAGTTGTAATAGCAACTGATGCAGAAAGAATAGCAATAGATTCTAATTTCTTCGATGAGTTCAAAAAGAAAATAACTAGCATACCTACTGCTGATGAAATGGAGGCGCAAAAATATCTCTCAAAACAAGAATATAAACTCTTTCAGAGATTAAGGCAAAGTAGCATTATATACTTTGATGCTGAGAGTAAGAGTTGGAAATTCGTGAGTTAA
- the pdo gene encoding protein disulfide oxidoreductase: MEEEYAELFSDEVKNALQDALKDMKNTVDVYVFIDNSDSNCQYCDVTKKFMEFIASTAPKDGNGDSLLKVHIIDRTKEEDRKLFEEFNVERVPTVAFYKGYIRWTGAPLGEEIRALIETIVRISQGESGLSPETVEAIKSKLNGKVKIETVVTPSCPYCPYAALMAHMVAFEACKIGKCNVVSEVVEAYENQDIAEKYQVMSVPTIAINESVEFIGVPYEENFINSILEKQKIS; this comes from the coding sequence ATGGAAGAAGAATATGCAGAATTATTTAGTGATGAAGTAAAAAATGCATTGCAAGATGCTCTAAAAGATATGAAAAATACAGTCGATGTGTATGTGTTTATAGATAATAGTGATAGTAATTGTCAGTATTGCGATGTAACTAAGAAATTTATGGAATTCATTGCATCCACTGCACCGAAAGATGGTAATGGTGATAGTTTATTAAAGGTACATATAATAGATAGGACGAAGGAGGAAGATAGAAAACTTTTCGAAGAGTTTAACGTCGAAAGAGTGCCAACTGTGGCGTTTTATAAAGGTTATATTAGGTGGACAGGTGCTCCTTTAGGTGAAGAAATAAGAGCGTTAATCGAAACAATAGTGAGAATTTCTCAAGGCGAAAGCGGTTTAAGCCCGGAAACGGTAGAAGCAATTAAATCTAAATTAAATGGTAAAGTTAAAATAGAGACCGTGGTTACGCCCTCTTGTCCTTATTGTCCATATGCTGCATTAATGGCACACATGGTTGCCTTCGAGGCTTGTAAAATAGGGAAGTGCAATGTAGTATCTGAGGTAGTAGAAGCTTATGAAAACCAAGATATAGCTGAAAAATACCAAGTCATGTCAGTTCCAACTATAGCAATAAATGAATCTGTGGAATTTATAGGGGTACCTTACGAGGAGAACTTCATCAATTCGATATTAGAGAAGCAAAAGATAAGCTAA
- the amrA gene encoding AmmeMemoRadiSam system protein A, whose translation MMQEDLVQIQELNKEIGRLLIEIARKAIKEKFNLDRLNLEEYNNPILNKKGLAFVTLEKINGNTTSLRGCIGYIEAVASLKQIVASAAKASAFSDPRFYPLQRDELSQIVVEVTILTKPEEIRVKDRWELPKVIKVGEDGLIIEKGILYSGLLLPQVPKEYCWDAETFLAETCIKASLEPDCWLDNSVKVKRFNGIIFRESNPNGDDVLVIRPNEVKCKLGDLLTVF comes from the coding sequence ATGATGCAAGAGGATCTAGTACAGATTCAAGAGCTAAACAAGGAGATAGGGCGATTATTAATAGAAATAGCTAGGAAAGCTATTAAGGAGAAATTTAATCTAGATAGATTAAATTTGGAAGAATATAACAATCCTATATTGAATAAAAAGGGCCTAGCTTTCGTTACCTTAGAAAAGATAAATGGTAATACAACTTCCTTAAGAGGATGCATTGGCTATATTGAAGCAGTCGCTTCATTAAAACAGATAGTAGCATCTGCAGCAAAAGCATCGGCATTTTCAGATCCTAGATTCTATCCGTTGCAAAGAGATGAGTTATCTCAAATAGTAGTTGAGGTTACCATACTAACAAAACCAGAGGAAATTAGGGTCAAAGATAGATGGGAGCTACCTAAGGTTATAAAAGTCGGGGAAGATGGTTTAATAATTGAAAAAGGAATACTATATAGTGGTCTTTTGTTACCTCAAGTACCTAAGGAGTACTGTTGGGATGCTGAGACTTTTTTAGCTGAGACGTGTATTAAAGCCTCATTAGAGCCAGACTGTTGGCTTGATAATTCTGTTAAGGTAAAGAGATTTAATGGCATAATATTCAGAGAAAGTAATCCAAACGGAGATGATGTTTTAGTTATAAGGCCCAATGAAGTTAAATGTAAATTAGGAGATTTACTAACAGTTTTTTGA
- a CDS encoding RIO1 family regulatory kinase/ATPase: MRLSLAEKASLVGAFDYIVLKTLYSLRGKSEFVSFNSLRKKLDVKNDEELKISLLKLNELKLISKDPTEFSFRLTFSGLDILGIKMLYLNRILYKLAEIIGEGKESIVYHGYDFDNNRIVTKFHRVGTDSYKKIKFRKDLEKKDWLSITVENAKREFDALECIRREGGYVPKPLGVQYNAVAMEHINGKELYKKADTVNLKEILEKILETMRIAYNICNITHGDLSPYNILIDESGTPFLIDWPQATDSEEILKRDLINIATFFKKHGIEVDVHKMFDYVRGVS, from the coding sequence ATGAGACTTTCACTAGCAGAAAAAGCTTCACTTGTTGGAGCCTTTGACTATATTGTATTAAAAACATTATATAGCCTTAGAGGTAAAAGCGAGTTTGTGTCTTTCAACTCCTTAAGAAAGAAATTGGATGTGAAAAATGATGAAGAACTTAAAATTTCGTTATTAAAGTTAAACGAATTAAAACTAATCTCAAAAGACCCAACAGAATTCTCTTTTAGACTTACGTTTTCTGGGCTTGATATTTTAGGAATAAAAATGCTCTATTTAAATAGGATCTTATACAAATTAGCTGAAATAATAGGAGAAGGGAAAGAAAGTATAGTATATCACGGATATGATTTTGACAATAATAGAATAGTAACTAAGTTTCATAGGGTTGGTACGGATAGTTATAAGAAAATCAAGTTCAGAAAAGATTTAGAAAAAAAGGATTGGCTTTCTATAACTGTAGAAAATGCAAAAAGGGAATTTGATGCGTTAGAATGTATAAGAAGAGAAGGAGGTTATGTACCTAAACCATTAGGCGTTCAGTATAATGCAGTTGCGATGGAACATATTAACGGAAAAGAGCTTTATAAAAAAGCCGATACTGTTAACCTTAAAGAAATCTTGGAAAAAATTTTGGAAACTATGAGAATAGCTTATAATATTTGCAATATCACACATGGAGATTTAAGCCCATATAACATACTAATAGACGAGAGTGGAACTCCATTTCTTATAGATTGGCCTCAAGCTACAGATTCGGAAGAGATATTAAAAAGAGATTTAATAAATATAGCAACATTCTTTAAAAAACATGGAATAGAAGTAGATGTTCATAAAATGTTCGATTATGTAAGAGGGGTATCATGA
- a CDS encoding Mut7-C RNAse domain-containing protein has protein sequence MIEMLSQKFVVDAMLGKVARWLRIMGYDTLYSNKLEDWKILKIAETQKRIIITRDRGLYSRSVKRGLKCILLSPDFDIIQDLAYIALKSKIDLSVNVDATRCPQCNSILNKISENKWMCTKCKKEYWKGKHWRTIEEVIIKANSTLVKLEAKNDARGSSTDSRAKQGDRAIINRNS, from the coding sequence ATGATCGAAATGTTATCACAAAAGTTTGTTGTAGACGCAATGCTTGGTAAGGTTGCTAGATGGTTAAGAATCATGGGTTATGATACATTATATAGTAATAAACTGGAAGATTGGAAAATTTTGAAGATTGCAGAGACTCAAAAAAGGATAATTATAACTAGGGATAGAGGGCTTTATTCTAGAAGTGTAAAGAGAGGATTAAAATGTATTTTACTTTCACCGGATTTTGATATAATTCAAGATCTTGCATATATTGCTTTAAAGTCTAAAATTGATCTATCAGTAAATGTAGATGCTACTAGATGTCCACAATGTAACTCAATACTGAATAAAATTTCAGAGAATAAATGGATGTGTACTAAGTGTAAAAAAGAATATTGGAAGGGCAAGCATTGGCGAACAATTGAGGAAGTAATAATTAAAGCCAATTCTACATTAGTAAAATTAGAAGCAAAAAATGATGCAAGAGGATCTAGTACAGATTCAAGAGCTAAACAAGGAGATAGGGCGATTATTAATAGAAATAGCTAG
- a CDS encoding DUF460 domain-containing protein: MKIMGVDIEPMESPSKSQPMYSVIIIDEGEKILYKSENVSLSRLIRLCWEYNIDVLALDNIYELGENDREIVNIIKLLPQNTNIVQVTYHNGEFKQLKELAREIGYEVQGKLTPQKTAYLDAILALRGYGTSIKVEEKRTKIIVSRGRALGPGGMSQNRYKRFIRGTLLRVAKDIKEKLDAKGLDYDMIVRRSRAGIEGAVFIVYAPRDRLFGIVKKMRGHDVVVDIKPIYKNKIEFKDKKAERRLIVGIDPGIEVGISVIDIYGKPVLLTSKRSIDRDDIISLISKEGKAIIVATDVNPLPDTVKKIASKFNARLFIPEKSLSVEEKQRLIEDYSKLYKLKIDNPHIRDSLAAALKAYYEVENKIRQIESFISRLDIDIINENKIYDCVIYGSTLSECIEKEIEKYIKRDDKKIEEKSDKKDENIMYKLTRLEEENKELKLELSRYKKLIYNLIAERDSLLRKIDEIKLQINRDIERDRKIYELNLNLQNAYKLINELEIRELTIQRQLGKLKEILYKLINGNAIVLKKNNGIGNIFFDGNNLYIIDEKVSNEIAEYADKEIVILDKCLLKDSELLYKELQIEKSKNIDIKKIIDEYRNRKIKRE; the protein is encoded by the coding sequence ATGAAAATCATGGGTGTAGACATAGAGCCCATGGAAAGTCCTTCGAAATCTCAGCCAATGTATTCTGTGATTATTATAGATGAAGGAGAAAAAATCCTCTATAAATCAGAAAATGTGAGCTTAAGTAGATTAATAAGATTATGTTGGGAATATAATATTGATGTTCTTGCATTAGATAATATCTATGAACTAGGAGAAAATGACAGAGAAATCGTAAACATTATTAAATTACTACCTCAAAATACCAATATTGTACAAGTAACATATCATAATGGGGAATTCAAGCAACTAAAGGAATTAGCGAGAGAGATAGGATACGAGGTTCAAGGAAAACTAACTCCACAAAAAACTGCATATTTAGATGCAATATTGGCCTTGAGGGGGTATGGAACAAGTATAAAAGTTGAGGAAAAACGAACTAAGATAATAGTATCAAGAGGACGAGCGTTAGGTCCAGGTGGAATGAGCCAAAACAGATATAAGAGATTCATAAGGGGAACTCTTTTGCGAGTAGCTAAAGACATAAAGGAAAAACTTGACGCTAAGGGATTAGATTATGATATGATAGTAAGAAGATCTAGAGCTGGAATTGAAGGTGCAGTATTTATAGTATATGCTCCTAGGGATAGGCTTTTCGGTATAGTAAAGAAAATGAGAGGGCATGATGTCGTAGTGGATATCAAACCAATATACAAAAATAAAATTGAGTTTAAGGATAAAAAAGCTGAGAGAAGATTAATAGTTGGGATAGATCCCGGTATAGAAGTGGGTATATCAGTAATTGATATATACGGTAAACCAGTATTACTAACCTCGAAAAGAAGCATCGATAGAGACGATATAATATCATTAATTTCAAAGGAGGGAAAAGCAATAATAGTGGCAACTGATGTTAATCCACTCCCAGATACCGTAAAAAAGATTGCAAGTAAATTCAATGCAAGATTATTCATTCCAGAAAAAAGTTTAAGTGTAGAAGAAAAACAAAGACTTATTGAAGATTATTCTAAACTATATAAATTAAAAATAGATAATCCGCATATCAGAGATTCCTTGGCTGCTGCATTAAAGGCGTATTATGAAGTAGAAAATAAAATAAGACAAATTGAGAGTTTTATTAGTAGATTGGATATTGATATAATTAATGAGAATAAAATTTATGACTGCGTAATATATGGTTCTACTTTATCTGAATGTATAGAAAAAGAAATTGAAAAATACATTAAAAGGGATGACAAAAAAATTGAGGAAAAAAGTGATAAGAAGGATGAAAATATTATGTATAAATTAACCAGATTAGAAGAAGAGAATAAAGAACTAAAACTAGAATTATCAAGGTACAAGAAGCTAATTTATAACCTCATAGCTGAAAGGGATTCGTTATTGAGAAAAATCGATGAGATAAAACTGCAAATAAATAGGGATATAGAAAGGGATAGAAAAATTTACGAATTAAACTTAAATTTACAAAATGCTTATAAACTTATAAATGAACTAGAAATTAGAGAACTCACTATCCAAAGACAACTTGGAAAATTGAAAGAAATACTATATAAGTTAATAAATGGAAATGCTATAGTACTTAAGAAGAATAATGGCATTGGTAATATATTTTTTGATGGGAATAATCTTTATATCATTGACGAGAAAGTTAGTAACGAAATTGCAGAGTATGCAGATAAGGAAATCGTAATATTAGATAAATGTCTATTAAAAGATTCTGAGCTGTTATATAAGGAATTACAGATAGAGAAGTCCAAGAATATAGATATTAAAAAAATAATTGATGAATATAGAAACAGAAAAATTAAAAGAGAGTGA
- the rqcH gene encoding ribosome rescue protein RqcH yields the protein MNSQNIKLQRKTSMTYFDLIAWVTENKKIIEGCIIDNVFLVQNSENTYIFKLHCSGRDQDLIIEPGKRINLTKYNYPKISSPKITILRELVREDIITDIHIIDKERIVVLELRRDGKKIIAELLPRGVLVITDKNNKILFTSENKEFKDRIIKSGETYKPPPTLQPRKEDIEKLIKNGNIAKALGIPQEVVSYLNLQDSLFDPEIAKSKVDNLEKSLLSGKIIPCMIKDVTVVPFKLNGCEEYQKFNDALDEYFYNIIQKELIERYSKKISEEKQKIMNTIKQLEESIKEYENKEKTYQEIANTVLLKAYEIDQLLSEQKQKNNKKIILNLNGVEVELDTSLTATKNAEKFFDKAKEYKRKIAKALESLSELKERLEKIEKQELEKQNEIKLILRKKEWYEKYRWSISRNGFLIIAGKDASQNESIVRKFLKDNDIFLHADIVGAPATVIFTQDKTINDEDIYDAAVMAACYSKAWKLDLAAVDVFWVFGNQVSKSPPSGEYLNKGSFMIYGKKNFVKNVKLELALGIVINGNTATIVVGSEEAVASKTKFYVIIAPGDDDKDKISQKILKVFARSLPEISGINALKVEIEDKIPGKSKIVKTSVTYNS from the coding sequence ATGAATTCTCAGAATATAAAATTACAGAGAAAAACCTCTATGACATACTTTGATCTAATAGCATGGGTCACAGAAAATAAGAAGATCATAGAAGGCTGCATTATAGATAACGTATTCTTGGTACAGAATAGTGAAAACACCTATATTTTTAAACTTCATTGTAGTGGAAGAGATCAAGATTTAATAATTGAGCCTGGTAAGAGAATAAATTTGACAAAATATAATTATCCAAAAATTTCATCACCAAAAATAACTATACTAAGAGAATTAGTAAGAGAAGATATAATTACAGATATACATATTATAGACAAGGAAAGAATAGTAGTATTAGAACTTAGAAGAGATGGGAAAAAAATAATAGCTGAGCTGTTACCGAGAGGAGTTCTTGTAATAACAGATAAGAATAACAAAATACTATTTACAAGCGAAAATAAGGAATTCAAGGATAGAATAATAAAATCTGGGGAAACCTATAAGCCCCCGCCTACACTGCAGCCAAGAAAAGAAGATATAGAAAAACTAATAAAAAATGGAAACATTGCGAAAGCATTAGGAATTCCGCAAGAAGTCGTAAGTTACTTAAATTTACAAGATTCCTTATTTGATCCTGAGATAGCGAAATCAAAAGTGGATAACCTAGAGAAATCACTTCTTAGTGGGAAAATAATCCCATGTATGATAAAGGATGTAACTGTAGTACCTTTTAAACTCAATGGCTGCGAAGAATATCAGAAGTTTAATGACGCATTAGACGAATATTTTTATAACATTATACAAAAGGAATTAATAGAAAGGTATTCTAAAAAAATATCTGAGGAAAAACAGAAAATAATGAACACTATAAAACAGTTAGAGGAAAGCATAAAAGAGTACGAAAACAAGGAAAAAACCTACCAAGAAATAGCAAATACAGTACTCTTGAAGGCTTACGAAATAGATCAATTACTATCTGAACAAAAACAGAAAAACAATAAAAAAATAATATTAAATCTGAATGGAGTAGAAGTGGAATTGGATACCTCTCTTACTGCAACTAAAAATGCAGAAAAATTTTTTGATAAGGCAAAAGAATATAAAAGAAAAATCGCTAAAGCATTAGAAAGTTTAAGTGAATTAAAGGAAAGATTAGAGAAAATAGAAAAACAAGAATTAGAGAAGCAGAATGAGATAAAACTTATCTTAAGAAAGAAGGAGTGGTACGAAAAGTATAGGTGGAGTATTTCTAGAAACGGATTCTTAATAATTGCAGGAAAAGATGCTAGTCAAAATGAAAGTATAGTTAGAAAATTCCTAAAAGATAACGATATATTTCTTCATGCGGATATTGTAGGTGCTCCCGCAACAGTGATCTTCACACAAGATAAGACTATTAATGATGAAGATATCTACGATGCTGCTGTAATGGCCGCATGTTATTCAAAAGCATGGAAATTAGACTTAGCTGCTGTTGATGTGTTTTGGGTTTTCGGAAATCAAGTCTCTAAATCACCACCTAGTGGTGAATACTTAAATAAAGGATCTTTTATGATATATGGAAAGAAAAATTTTGTAAAGAATGTAAAATTGGAACTAGCTTTAGGAATTGTCATAAATGGAAACACAGCCACGATAGTTGTTGGCAGTGAGGAAGCAGTAGCGTCTAAGACGAAGTTCTATGTCATTATAGCTCCCGGCGATGACGATAAGGATAAAATATCACAAAAAATACTAAAAGTATTTGCAAGGTCCCTCCCAGAAATAAGTGGCATAAATGCATTAAAGGTTGAAATTGAAGATAAAATACCAGGCAAGAGCAAAATCGTTAAGACAAGTGTAACATATAATAGTTAA
- the dcd gene encoding dCTP deaminase, with translation MILSDRDLRYYLEKGWIKIDPLNGDTVRENGVDLRVGNEIARFKKTDRIFDPDNPDPSFFEIEKGEEFIISPYEHVLLTTEEYVELPNDIMAFVNLRSSFARLGLFIPPTIVDAGFKGQITIEVIGSEFPVKLKKGMRFIHLIFARTLTPVEYPYQGKYQGQKGVTLPRFNSRISNSYSQHQSI, from the coding sequence ATGATACTCTCTGATAGGGATTTAAGATATTACCTAGAAAAGGGATGGATAAAAATAGATCCTCTCAATGGGGATACTGTTAGGGAAAATGGAGTAGATCTGAGAGTCGGTAATGAAATAGCTAGATTCAAGAAGACTGATAGGATTTTCGATCCAGATAATCCAGATCCCTCATTTTTTGAGATAGAGAAAGGAGAGGAATTTATAATCTCACCTTATGAACATGTATTACTAACTACTGAAGAGTACGTAGAACTGCCAAATGATATAATGGCATTCGTTAATTTAAGAAGTAGCTTTGCAAGACTAGGTTTGTTTATCCCACCAACGATTGTTGATGCTGGATTTAAGGGGCAAATAACAATAGAAGTAATAGGATCAGAATTTCCAGTAAAACTAAAGAAAGGGATGAGATTTATTCATTTAATTTTTGCTAGAACGTTAACGCCAGTTGAATATCCGTACCAAGGAAAGTACCAAGGACAAAAGGGAGTTACATTGCCTAGATTTAACTCACGAATTTCCAACTCTTACTCTCAGCATCAAAGTATATAA